The following is a genomic window from Paraburkholderia largidicola.
GATCGCCAACGAGGGCGAAATTCGCGACATCTCCGACATTGACGAGCCCGAGCAAGCGGCGTGCTGGCTGCTGGCGCGAGGACCTGAATGGGTCGTCGTCACCCTTGGCGCACGCGGCGCATTGCTAGTGCGTGCCGACCAGGCGGTGCATCTGCCGGCGTTGCCGGCGGTGGCGGCCGACACGTCGGGTGCCGGTGATGTGTTTTGAGGCGTGCTGGCGGCGATGCTTTTGCAGGCTGCGGTTGCTGCCGGCAATCGGCTGCGCGCAACGGGCTGCTGCGCTGGCCGTCGAGCGGCACGGAACCTTTGCCTCGATCCTGGCCGCCATAGAGATGCGGCAGATAATGCAGGCTGTGTCCAGCGAACCGTCAGTGATCTTTTGCTGACACTGTTTGGGCAAGACAATCTGCCGGCTCGAAGCATGTTGGGAATGCGCTCGTTGCCGACGGGTATCCTGGTCAGGATTGACAGCATCGTGAGTTGAAGGGGTAATGGGTCTCACTCGACGCCGCGCACATACGAGCGGAATGACGCGAATTCCACATCACCGTTGAGAGTTACGCGCGCGCCAGAAAACGGATGCAGCGAATCATCATGTTCTTTGTCGACGACGAGAATGAGGCTGATCTACGCTCCCTTCACTTTTTGGATCTGCCTCCTGCTTCAATGCACCGCTGATCCACCTTTCTTCTGAAGCGCGGAGGTGCGCTCGCATCGCTGTTTGCGCTGCGATCGGGTCGCCCGCCTGCAAAGCTCTCAAGATCTCGTCGTGTTCCTGTACAGCTGCGGTCCACGTCTGGGCGCTTTCTGTGTGGCCACGCATGGCAGCCGCAATCGGATCATGGCGGCTGTCGAACAGCTCTCCGACAAAGCGGCTCAGCACGGAGTTGCCAGCTGCCTCGGCAATCAGCATGTGGAATTGCCGGTCTGCCTCGACGGGCGACTTGCCAGCCGCCGCCAGTCTGCGCATGCGTTCAACTGTACGACGCAACCGGTCGAGCATTGCCGCGCTCATCCGTGCCGTGGCAAGAACGGCGACGCTACCCTCTATCGCCGCGCGGGCCTGCATCAGTTCGGACGGACTATCGCCAAGGGCGCCCATCGACTCGACGTCGTTCGAGCCTCCGCTGCGCACATAAACCCCCGACCCCATCCGGATTTCGATCTGCCCGCCGATTTCCAGTGCGATGAGCGCTTCGCGTAGCGACGGGCGTGACACGCCGAGCTTCAGCGCCAGCTCCCGCTCAGGCGGCAGCCGGTCGCCCGGCGGAAATTCCCCTTTGCGAATCAACGCAATGATCTGAGTGGCAACGGATTGGTAAAGCCGCTTGGGTTCTGTCGATTTCATGACGCAGATTGTTGCCTGTATCTGGACGGCGTCGGTGCCGTTCGGCCGAGTCTAACACATGGACTTCAGCGCTCTAGAAGCCCGTCACAAAGGGGATCTGTGCCGACAATAGGGTAAACGATAGCGGTAAGATGAATATTAAAAATCCATATTGGCTTGACCAAATAGTTGTCGCGCGGTCTAATTCGACAAAATTGGACTGACCGACATGCACGACAGGTCGGCTGCCTGACAGGAGACGCAATGAAGATGCATTCCGAAACGCCCGGCGATTCAGCCGAATGCAGGGATCACGCTGACGGAGCCATACTCAGGCTGGCAGGTATCGGGAAGCGGTTTCCGGGCGTTGTCGCTCTCGAAGGCATTCATCTGGATTTGCGCTGTGGCGAGGTTCATGCCGTCTGCGGTGAAAACGGCGCTGGAAAATCCACGCTGATGAAAATCATCAGTGGTCAGTATCAGCCGGACGAAGGCGTCATTCACTACCGCGGCGAGCCGGCCCGCTTCGCATCGACGTCCCATGCACAGGCCGCGGGTATCGTGATCATCCATCAGGAGCTCAACCTCGTACCGCACCTGACAGTGGCGGAAAATCTGTTCCTCGCGCGCGAACCCAAACGTGGCCCGTTTGTCGACTCGCGCAGGCTGAACGCAGATGCCGCCCGCTGCCTGGCGCGTGTCGGCCTCAACGTTTCGCCCGTGACGCCGCTCGGCGCACTGTCGATCGCCCAGCAGCAGATGGTCGAGATCGCCAAGGCGCTGTCGCTCGATGCGCATGTGCTGATCATGGACGAGCCGACGTCTTCGCTGACGGAATCGGAAACGGTCCAGCTTTTTCGCATCATCAAGGAACTGCGGGCGGCGGGTAAGGCGATTCTCTACATCTCGCACCGCCTCGACGAAATGGTTCACATCGTCGATCGCGTGACCGTGCTGCGAGATGGTCGTCACATTTCGACCGACGACTTTTCGGCGTTGAGCGTGAATGACATCGTCGCGCGCATGGTTGGGCGCTCGCTGGACGATGCGTATCCGCCGCGTCAGTCGTGGCCGTCTGATGTCGTACTGCTCAGCGTGCGCAATCTCAGGCGCGATGGCGTGTTCGGCCCTGTCTCATTCGATCTGCGCCGGGGCGAGATTCTCGGCTTCGCGGGCTTGATGGGAGCAGGGCGCACCGAGATAGCACGCGCGATATTCGGCGCCGACAGGCTCGACGATGGGACCATTGCGCTCCACGGCCAACCGGTGACGATACGCTCGCCGCGAGAAGCGATCCGTCATGGCATTGCGTACCTGTCCGAAGATCGTAAGCAGGATGGGCTCGCTCTCTCGATGTCCGTCGCTGCAAACATCACGCTGGCAAACGTGCGAGGCGTTTCTTCGCGCAGCGGCTTTCTGCGGTTCGGCGAAGAGGCCGCGATCGCGCAGCGTTATGTGCAGGACCTGGCGATTCGCACGCCGTCCGTCGACCAGATCGTGCGCAATCTCTCGGGTGGCAACCAGCAGAAAGTCGTCATCGGCAAGTGGCTGTACCGCGGATCAAAAATCCTCTTCTTCGACGAACCTACGCGCGGTATCGACGTGGGTGCGAAGTTTGCCATTTACGGACTGATGGATCGCCTTGCGGCAGACGGCGTCGGTGTCGTACTGATCAGTTCGGAGTTGCCGGAACTGCTGGGAATGACCGATCGGATAGCCGTATTCCACGAGGGACATCAGACGGCGCTTCTTGAGACGAAGCGCACCAGCCAGGAGGAAATCATGCACTTTGCTTCGGGGTACGCACATGCTTGACATCGCATCCGAACGAACCGGGGAGGCCGTCGACCGCACCGCGGCACGCAGGCGTCGCCGCGATCTCATCCAGAAGTTTGCGGCACTCGGCAGTCTGGTTGTACTCGTCATTGCGTTCTCGGTCACGAGTGGGGCGTTTTTCTCGGTTGGCAACATGATGACGGTCAGCCTGCAGGTGACCTCCATCGCCTATCTTGGTGTCGCAGCAACCTGCGTGATCATCACGGGCGGGATCGATCTTTCGGTAGGTTCCGTGCTTGCCCTCTCGGGGGTCACGGCGGCGCTTCTGGTGAAGTCCGGCGTACCCGTCCCCGTCGCGATGCTCGGCGGTGTTCTCGTTGGAGCGGTGTGCGGCCTCGTGAACGGAATCTGCGTCACGCAGATGGGCCTGCCGCCATTCATTGCGACGCTGGGCATGATGCTCGTCGCGCGAGGCGTTGCGCTGCAAATCACGGGCGCCCGTCCAGTCTCCGATCTCGGCGATGCGTTCGGCGCGCTCGGTAACGGCGCGCTGTTCCGCATCTCCCACATCGGCCCCGATGGCTTTCCGGACACCACGTTTCCCGGCATTCCGTATCCCGTTGTGATCATGGTCGTGTTGTTCGTCGCGGGGTCGATCCTTCTTTCGAAAACGTCGCTTGGCCGTCACATCTATGCGGTTGGCTCGAATGCGGAAGCAGCGCGTCTGTCGGGCGTCAACGTTCGCGGCGTCACGCTTTTCACCTATGTGCTTTCAGGCGTGCTCGCGGGCGTCACGGGATGTGTCCTGATGTCGCGACTCGTGACGGGACAGCCAAACGAAGGCGTCATGTATGAACTCGACGCCATTGCGAGTGCGGTCATCGGCGGGACGTCGCTGATGGGCGGTGTGGGAACGATATCCGGCACGGCCATCGGTGCATTTGTGATTGGTGTGCTTCGCAACGGTCTGAACATGAACGGTGTGTCCAGTTTCATCCAGCAGATCATTATCGGACTGGTGATTCTCGGTACGGTGTGGATCGACCGGATGCGAAGCCACAAGTAGCGACAAGAAGACTATCAACCACGCGAGAAAGGAGCGAGACATGCGCAAATTTTATCTACTGGCAGTATCGGCCGTACTGGTAACGGCCACGACGGGGGCGTACGCCGCGGGCGGCGAGATTGCCGTGATCGTGAAGACCGTCAACTCCAACTATTGGCAGAACGTCCAGAAAGGTGCAAAAACCGCGGTTGGCGAAGCTAAGGGTTACACGATGACGTTCCAGGGACCGGCGGCGGAGTCGGCCATTGCGGACGAAGTCAACATGGTCGAGAACGCTGTCAACCGGAAGGTAGCGGGAATTGTCCTTGCACCGTCCGACCCGGACGCGCTCGTCCCTGCGATCAAGAAAGCCTGGGAAGCTCACATACCTGTCGTGCTGATCGATTCGTCGCTGTCGGACGCCGGCAAGCAGTATTACCAGTCGTTCCTCTCCACCGACAACGAGAAAGCCGGAGAATTGTGCGCAAAGGCGCTGATCGATCGCGTTGGGCAGAACGGAAAGATCGCGATCATGTCATACGTGCCCGGTGCAGGGTCGGAGATCGGACGGGTGGGTGGATTTCGCAAGTACATCGAAGCGCACTCGAAACTGCAGATCGTCGGCCCGTACTACTCCCAGTCGCAAATGGCCACTGCGCTCAATCAGACAACCGACGTGCTTTCGGCCAATCCGGACCTGAAGGGCATTTTCGGCGCGAACGAGCCGACTGCCGTTGGAATGGGACGTGCGCTGAAACAGACCGGAAAGGCCGACAAACTGGTTGCGGTCGGGTTTGACGGGAATCAGGATCTGCAGGATTTCGTGCGCAGCGGCACGATTCAGGCGATTGCCGTTCAGGGATCCT
Proteins encoded in this region:
- a CDS encoding PfkB family carbohydrate kinase, producing MIANEGEIRDISDIDEPEQAACWLLARGPEWVVVTLGARGALLVRADQAVHLPALPAVAADTSGAGDVF
- a CDS encoding ABC transporter permease: MLDIASERTGEAVDRTAARRRRRDLIQKFAALGSLVVLVIAFSVTSGAFFSVGNMMTVSLQVTSIAYLGVAATCVIITGGIDLSVGSVLALSGVTAALLVKSGVPVPVAMLGGVLVGAVCGLVNGICVTQMGLPPFIATLGMMLVARGVALQITGARPVSDLGDAFGALGNGALFRISHIGPDGFPDTTFPGIPYPVVIMVVLFVAGSILLSKTSLGRHIYAVGSNAEAARLSGVNVRGVTLFTYVLSGVLAGVTGCVLMSRLVTGQPNEGVMYELDAIASAVIGGTSLMGGVGTISGTAIGAFVIGVLRNGLNMNGVSSFIQQIIIGLVILGTVWIDRMRSHK
- a CDS encoding ABC transporter substrate-binding protein translates to MRKFYLLAVSAVLVTATTGAYAAGGEIAVIVKTVNSNYWQNVQKGAKTAVGEAKGYTMTFQGPAAESAIADEVNMVENAVNRKVAGIVLAPSDPDALVPAIKKAWEAHIPVVLIDSSLSDAGKQYYQSFLSTDNEKAGELCAKALIDRVGQNGKIAIMSYVPGAGSEIGRVGGFRKYIEAHSKLQIVGPYYSQSQMATALNQTTDVLSANPDLKGIFGANEPTAVGMGRALKQTGKADKLVAVGFDGNQDLQDFVRSGTIQAIAVQGSYQMGYKGIQTVVNVIEHKPVPKQVDTGVVLVDKQNLDSQDAKNVLY
- a CDS encoding FadR/GntR family transcriptional regulator — its product is MKSTEPKRLYQSVATQIIALIRKGEFPPGDRLPPERELALKLGVSRPSLREALIALEIGGQIEIRMGSGVYVRSGGSNDVESMGALGDSPSELMQARAAIEGSVAVLATARMSAAMLDRLRRTVERMRRLAAAGKSPVEADRQFHMLIAEAAGNSVLSRFVGELFDSRHDPIAAAMRGHTESAQTWTAAVQEHDEILRALQAGDPIAAQTAMRAHLRASEERWISGALKQEADPKSEGSVDQPHSRRRQRT
- a CDS encoding sugar ABC transporter ATP-binding protein, which gives rise to MKMHSETPGDSAECRDHADGAILRLAGIGKRFPGVVALEGIHLDLRCGEVHAVCGENGAGKSTLMKIISGQYQPDEGVIHYRGEPARFASTSHAQAAGIVIIHQELNLVPHLTVAENLFLAREPKRGPFVDSRRLNADAARCLARVGLNVSPVTPLGALSIAQQQMVEIAKALSLDAHVLIMDEPTSSLTESETVQLFRIIKELRAAGKAILYISHRLDEMVHIVDRVTVLRDGRHISTDDFSALSVNDIVARMVGRSLDDAYPPRQSWPSDVVLLSVRNLRRDGVFGPVSFDLRRGEILGFAGLMGAGRTEIARAIFGADRLDDGTIALHGQPVTIRSPREAIRHGIAYLSEDRKQDGLALSMSVAANITLANVRGVSSRSGFLRFGEEAAIAQRYVQDLAIRTPSVDQIVRNLSGGNQQKVVIGKWLYRGSKILFFDEPTRGIDVGAKFAIYGLMDRLAADGVGVVLISSELPELLGMTDRIAVFHEGHQTALLETKRTSQEEIMHFASGYAHA